The following proteins are co-located in the Lepisosteus oculatus isolate fLepOcu1 chromosome 9, fLepOcu1.hap2, whole genome shotgun sequence genome:
- the nexn gene encoding nexilin isoform X1 — protein sequence MTDVAQKTEILLSSSKPVAKCYVPRLGKGDVKNKFEAMQKAREERSQRRSQEEHQRRREQYIREKERNRRKQQMKELLASDEEEDTKPAKPEKSYVPKITGSVKGKFAEMEKQRQEAERKRTVEERQRRLTQDTLEKSKIQRELAKKAEEIDDLNNTGCGSETEEGDDSLLVKVVPVKTSKTPGKIKVNFEDLEKTREEEERKRKEEEKTKRYEEHRRSFREAKRRSVVHSEEDEAQPKEVKEQVTPGKLKLTFEELEKQRQEQQKKQAEEEARRRLEEERRAFEEARLQMGSTEEEEQGAQSLKEDLRPGKLKLSFEELERQRVEEEKRRAEEEAKRRMEEEKKAFAEARKSMVLDDSDDPLASLLTKEGVKPGRLGLGFEELERQRRAEEQRRAEEEARRRLEEEKRIFAEARKSLSPGQDQENSGTGYGDDVLDDEEGLIKSESQEALAPGKLDINFEELLRQKEEAEKRRTEEERRQKLELEKQEFEQLRQEMGEEEINESSDVVSAEYEELLKLKRAGSIHAKNLKSKFENISQLTEEEIQKKIEEERARRKAIDIEIKERESERFQEEDAEEARREVSQVQEAPFKHKVDMRARFEQMAKAREEEERKRIEEQKLLRMQFEQQEIDAALQKKREEEDEEEGSIINGSTCEDEEEHARSGAPWFKKPLKNLSVVDAEPVRFTVKITGEPKPEVTWWFEGEMLQDCEDYQYIERGETYCLFLPETFPEDEGEYMCKAVNSRGTAASTCILTIETEDY from the exons ATGAAAGAACTCCTTGCTTCTGATGAAGAAGAAGACACAAAGCCAGCAAAACCAGAAAAATCCTACGTACCAAAAATCACAG GGAGTGTGAAGGGCAAGTTTGCAGAGATGGAGAAGCAGAGGCAGGAGGCAGAGAGGAAAAGGACGGTGGAGGAGAGGCAGCGCAGACTCACGCAGGACACCCTGGAGAAGTCCAAAATTCAGCGCGAGCTGGCCAAGAAGGCGGAGGAG ATTGATGACTTAAATAATACTGGATGTGGCTCAGAAACCGag GAAGGCGACGACTCCCTGCTGGTGAAGGTGGTACCGGTGAAGACGTCCAAGACCCCAGGGAAAATCAAAGTCAACTTCGAGGACTTGGAGAAGAcgcgggaggaggaggagaggaagaggaaagagGAGGAGAAGACGAAGAGATACGAGGAGCACCGGCGTTCTTTCCGCGAGGCGAAACGGCGCTCCGTGGTCCACTCG GAGGAGGACGAAGCGCAACCCAAGGAAGTGAAGGAGCAGGTCACCCCCGGCAAGCTGAAGCTGACCTTCGAGGAGCTggagaagcagagacaggagcaACAAAAGAAGCAGGCAGAGGAGGAGGCCAGGAGGCGTCTggaagaggagaggagggcCTTCGAGGAAGCCAGGTTGCAAATG GGCAGCACAGAGGAGGAAGAACAAGGTGCCCAGTCCCTGAAGGAGGATCTCCGCCCGGGGAAGTTAAAGCTAAGCTTCGAGGAGCTGGAGaggcagagagtggaggaggagaagaggagggCGGAGGAGGAGGCCAAGAGACGCATGGAAGAGGAGAAGAAGGCCTTCGCCGAAGCCAGAAAGAGCATG GTGCTGGACGACTCCGACGACCCGCTGGCCTCCCTGCTCACCAAGGAGGGGGTGAAGCCGGGCAGGCTGGGCCTGGGCTTCGAGGAGCTGGAGCGCCAGCGGCGGGCGGAGGAGCAGCGCCGCGCGGAGGAGGAGGCGAGGCGGCGGCTGGAGGAGGAGAAGCGGATATTCGCCGAGGCGCGCAAGAGCTTG agcCCAGGCCAGGATCAGGAAAATTCAGGAACTGGATATGGAGATgat GTACTCGATGATGAAGAGGGACTAATAAAAAGTGAGTCTCAGGAGGCTCTAGCACCTGGGAAACTGGACATTAACTTCGAGGAGCTGCTGAGGCAGAAGGAGGAAGCCGAAAAGAGGCGCACAGAGGAGGAACGCAGGCAAAAACTGGAACTGGAGAAGCAGGAATTTGAGCAGCTCAGACAGGAAATGGGAGAG GAGGAAATAAATGAGAGCAGTGATGTTGTCAGCGCGGAGTACGAAGAACTGTTAAAGCTGAAGAGAGCAGGCTCCATCCACGCCAAGAACTTGAAGTCGAAATTCGAAAATATAAGCCAACTGACCGAAgaggaaatacagaaaaaaatcgaGGAGGAGAGAGCAAGAAGAAAAGCCATCGATATTGAAATCAAAGAAAGGGAAAGTGAACGATTCCAGGAG GAAGATGCAGAGGAGGCCAGAAGGGAGGTCTCCCAAGTTCAGGAAGCCCCATTTAAACACAAGGTGGACATGAGAGCTCGGTTCGAGCAAATGGCAAAAgccagagaggaagaggagcggAAGAGAATTGAAGAGCAGAAACTACTTAGGATGCAGTTTGAGCAGCAAGAAATCGATGCGGCCTTGCAAAAG aagcgGGAAGAGGAGGATGAGGAGGAAGGGAGCATCATCAATGGATCAACGTGCGAAGACGAAGAGGAACACGCGAGATCTGGGGCTCCGTGGTTCAAAAAGCCTCTGAAGAACCTGTCGGTAGTGGATGCCGAACCAGTCCGGTTCACCGTTAAAATCACCGGGGAACCGAAACCAGAAGTTACCTGGTGGTTTGAAGGAGAAATGCTACAGGACTGCGAGGACTATCAATACATAGAAAGGGGAGAAACGTACTGTTTATTCCTGCCAGAGACGTTTCCAGAAGATGAGGGAGAATACATGTGCAAAGCAGTGAACAGCAGAGGCACAGCTGCAAGCACCTGCATTCTTACCATTGAAA CTGAGGACTACTGA
- the nexn gene encoding nexilin isoform X6 translates to MTDVAQKTEILLSSSKPVAKCYVPRLGKGDVKNKFEAMQKAREERSQRRSQEEHQRRREQYIREKERNRRKQQMKELLASDEEEDTKPAKPEKSYVPKITGSVKGKFAEMEKQRQEAERKRTVEERQRRLTQDTLEKSKIQRELAKKAEEEGDDSLLVKVVPVKTSKTPGKIKVNFEDLEKTREEEERKRKEEEKTKRYEEHRRSFREAKRRSVVHSEDEAQPKEVKEQVTPGKLKLTFEELEKQRQEQQKKQAEEEARRRLEEERRAFEEARLQMGSTEEEEQGAQSLKEDLRPGKLKLSFEELERQRVEEEKRRAEEEAKRRMEEEKKAFAEARKSMVLDDSDDPLASLLTKEGVKPGRLGLGFEELERQRRAEEQRRAEEEARRRLEEEKRIFAEARKSLVLDDEEGLIKSESQEALAPGKLDINFEELLRQKEEAEKRRTEEERRQKLELEKQEFEQLRQEMGEEEINESSDVVSAEYEELLKLKRAGSIHAKNLKSKFENISQLTEEEIQKKIEEERARRKAIDIEIKERESERFQEEDAEEARREVSQVQEAPFKHKVDMRARFEQMAKAREEEERKRIEEQKLLRMQFEQQEIDAALQKKREEEDEEEGSIINGSTCEDEEEHARSGAPWFKKPLKNLSVVDAEPVRFTVKITGEPKPEVTWWFEGEMLQDCEDYQYIERGETYCLFLPETFPEDEGEYMCKAVNSRGTAASTCILTIETEDY, encoded by the exons ATGAAAGAACTCCTTGCTTCTGATGAAGAAGAAGACACAAAGCCAGCAAAACCAGAAAAATCCTACGTACCAAAAATCACAG GGAGTGTGAAGGGCAAGTTTGCAGAGATGGAGAAGCAGAGGCAGGAGGCAGAGAGGAAAAGGACGGTGGAGGAGAGGCAGCGCAGACTCACGCAGGACACCCTGGAGAAGTCCAAAATTCAGCGCGAGCTGGCCAAGAAGGCGGAGGAG GAAGGCGACGACTCCCTGCTGGTGAAGGTGGTACCGGTGAAGACGTCCAAGACCCCAGGGAAAATCAAAGTCAACTTCGAGGACTTGGAGAAGAcgcgggaggaggaggagaggaagaggaaagagGAGGAGAAGACGAAGAGATACGAGGAGCACCGGCGTTCTTTCCGCGAGGCGAAACGGCGCTCCGTGGTCCACTCG GAGGACGAAGCGCAACCCAAGGAAGTGAAGGAGCAGGTCACCCCCGGCAAGCTGAAGCTGACCTTCGAGGAGCTggagaagcagagacaggagcaACAAAAGAAGCAGGCAGAGGAGGAGGCCAGGAGGCGTCTggaagaggagaggagggcCTTCGAGGAAGCCAGGTTGCAAATG GGCAGCACAGAGGAGGAAGAACAAGGTGCCCAGTCCCTGAAGGAGGATCTCCGCCCGGGGAAGTTAAAGCTAAGCTTCGAGGAGCTGGAGaggcagagagtggaggaggagaagaggagggCGGAGGAGGAGGCCAAGAGACGCATGGAAGAGGAGAAGAAGGCCTTCGCCGAAGCCAGAAAGAGCATG GTGCTGGACGACTCCGACGACCCGCTGGCCTCCCTGCTCACCAAGGAGGGGGTGAAGCCGGGCAGGCTGGGCCTGGGCTTCGAGGAGCTGGAGCGCCAGCGGCGGGCGGAGGAGCAGCGCCGCGCGGAGGAGGAGGCGAGGCGGCGGCTGGAGGAGGAGAAGCGGATATTCGCCGAGGCGCGCAAGAGCTTG GTACTCGATGATGAAGAGGGACTAATAAAAAGTGAGTCTCAGGAGGCTCTAGCACCTGGGAAACTGGACATTAACTTCGAGGAGCTGCTGAGGCAGAAGGAGGAAGCCGAAAAGAGGCGCACAGAGGAGGAACGCAGGCAAAAACTGGAACTGGAGAAGCAGGAATTTGAGCAGCTCAGACAGGAAATGGGAGAG GAGGAAATAAATGAGAGCAGTGATGTTGTCAGCGCGGAGTACGAAGAACTGTTAAAGCTGAAGAGAGCAGGCTCCATCCACGCCAAGAACTTGAAGTCGAAATTCGAAAATATAAGCCAACTGACCGAAgaggaaatacagaaaaaaatcgaGGAGGAGAGAGCAAGAAGAAAAGCCATCGATATTGAAATCAAAGAAAGGGAAAGTGAACGATTCCAGGAG GAAGATGCAGAGGAGGCCAGAAGGGAGGTCTCCCAAGTTCAGGAAGCCCCATTTAAACACAAGGTGGACATGAGAGCTCGGTTCGAGCAAATGGCAAAAgccagagaggaagaggagcggAAGAGAATTGAAGAGCAGAAACTACTTAGGATGCAGTTTGAGCAGCAAGAAATCGATGCGGCCTTGCAAAAG aagcgGGAAGAGGAGGATGAGGAGGAAGGGAGCATCATCAATGGATCAACGTGCGAAGACGAAGAGGAACACGCGAGATCTGGGGCTCCGTGGTTCAAAAAGCCTCTGAAGAACCTGTCGGTAGTGGATGCCGAACCAGTCCGGTTCACCGTTAAAATCACCGGGGAACCGAAACCAGAAGTTACCTGGTGGTTTGAAGGAGAAATGCTACAGGACTGCGAGGACTATCAATACATAGAAAGGGGAGAAACGTACTGTTTATTCCTGCCAGAGACGTTTCCAGAAGATGAGGGAGAATACATGTGCAAAGCAGTGAACAGCAGAGGCACAGCTGCAAGCACCTGCATTCTTACCATTGAAA CTGAGGACTACTGA
- the nexn gene encoding nexilin isoform X2 produces MTDVAQKTEILLSSSKPVAKCYVPRLGKGDVKNKFEAMQKAREERSQRRSQEEHQRRREQYIREKERNRRKQQMKELLASDEEEDTKPAKPEKSYVPKITGSVKGKFAEMEKQRQEAERKRTVEERQRRLTQDTLEKSKIQRELAKKAEEIDDLNNTGCGSETEEGDDSLLVKVVPVKTSKTPGKIKVNFEDLEKTREEEERKRKEEEKTKRYEEHRRSFREAKRRSVVHSEDEAQPKEVKEQVTPGKLKLTFEELEKQRQEQQKKQAEEEARRRLEEERRAFEEARLQMGSTEEEEQGAQSLKEDLRPGKLKLSFEELERQRVEEEKRRAEEEAKRRMEEEKKAFAEARKSMVLDDSDDPLASLLTKEGVKPGRLGLGFEELERQRRAEEQRRAEEEARRRLEEEKRIFAEARKSLSPGQDQENSGTGYGDDVLDDEEGLIKSESQEALAPGKLDINFEELLRQKEEAEKRRTEEERRQKLELEKQEFEQLRQEMGEEEINESSDVVSAEYEELLKLKRAGSIHAKNLKSKFENISQLTEEEIQKKIEEERARRKAIDIEIKERESERFQEEDAEEARREVSQVQEAPFKHKVDMRARFEQMAKAREEEERKRIEEQKLLRMQFEQQEIDAALQKKREEEDEEEGSIINGSTCEDEEEHARSGAPWFKKPLKNLSVVDAEPVRFTVKITGEPKPEVTWWFEGEMLQDCEDYQYIERGETYCLFLPETFPEDEGEYMCKAVNSRGTAASTCILTIETEDY; encoded by the exons ATGAAAGAACTCCTTGCTTCTGATGAAGAAGAAGACACAAAGCCAGCAAAACCAGAAAAATCCTACGTACCAAAAATCACAG GGAGTGTGAAGGGCAAGTTTGCAGAGATGGAGAAGCAGAGGCAGGAGGCAGAGAGGAAAAGGACGGTGGAGGAGAGGCAGCGCAGACTCACGCAGGACACCCTGGAGAAGTCCAAAATTCAGCGCGAGCTGGCCAAGAAGGCGGAGGAG ATTGATGACTTAAATAATACTGGATGTGGCTCAGAAACCGag GAAGGCGACGACTCCCTGCTGGTGAAGGTGGTACCGGTGAAGACGTCCAAGACCCCAGGGAAAATCAAAGTCAACTTCGAGGACTTGGAGAAGAcgcgggaggaggaggagaggaagaggaaagagGAGGAGAAGACGAAGAGATACGAGGAGCACCGGCGTTCTTTCCGCGAGGCGAAACGGCGCTCCGTGGTCCACTCG GAGGACGAAGCGCAACCCAAGGAAGTGAAGGAGCAGGTCACCCCCGGCAAGCTGAAGCTGACCTTCGAGGAGCTggagaagcagagacaggagcaACAAAAGAAGCAGGCAGAGGAGGAGGCCAGGAGGCGTCTggaagaggagaggagggcCTTCGAGGAAGCCAGGTTGCAAATG GGCAGCACAGAGGAGGAAGAACAAGGTGCCCAGTCCCTGAAGGAGGATCTCCGCCCGGGGAAGTTAAAGCTAAGCTTCGAGGAGCTGGAGaggcagagagtggaggaggagaagaggagggCGGAGGAGGAGGCCAAGAGACGCATGGAAGAGGAGAAGAAGGCCTTCGCCGAAGCCAGAAAGAGCATG GTGCTGGACGACTCCGACGACCCGCTGGCCTCCCTGCTCACCAAGGAGGGGGTGAAGCCGGGCAGGCTGGGCCTGGGCTTCGAGGAGCTGGAGCGCCAGCGGCGGGCGGAGGAGCAGCGCCGCGCGGAGGAGGAGGCGAGGCGGCGGCTGGAGGAGGAGAAGCGGATATTCGCCGAGGCGCGCAAGAGCTTG agcCCAGGCCAGGATCAGGAAAATTCAGGAACTGGATATGGAGATgat GTACTCGATGATGAAGAGGGACTAATAAAAAGTGAGTCTCAGGAGGCTCTAGCACCTGGGAAACTGGACATTAACTTCGAGGAGCTGCTGAGGCAGAAGGAGGAAGCCGAAAAGAGGCGCACAGAGGAGGAACGCAGGCAAAAACTGGAACTGGAGAAGCAGGAATTTGAGCAGCTCAGACAGGAAATGGGAGAG GAGGAAATAAATGAGAGCAGTGATGTTGTCAGCGCGGAGTACGAAGAACTGTTAAAGCTGAAGAGAGCAGGCTCCATCCACGCCAAGAACTTGAAGTCGAAATTCGAAAATATAAGCCAACTGACCGAAgaggaaatacagaaaaaaatcgaGGAGGAGAGAGCAAGAAGAAAAGCCATCGATATTGAAATCAAAGAAAGGGAAAGTGAACGATTCCAGGAG GAAGATGCAGAGGAGGCCAGAAGGGAGGTCTCCCAAGTTCAGGAAGCCCCATTTAAACACAAGGTGGACATGAGAGCTCGGTTCGAGCAAATGGCAAAAgccagagaggaagaggagcggAAGAGAATTGAAGAGCAGAAACTACTTAGGATGCAGTTTGAGCAGCAAGAAATCGATGCGGCCTTGCAAAAG aagcgGGAAGAGGAGGATGAGGAGGAAGGGAGCATCATCAATGGATCAACGTGCGAAGACGAAGAGGAACACGCGAGATCTGGGGCTCCGTGGTTCAAAAAGCCTCTGAAGAACCTGTCGGTAGTGGATGCCGAACCAGTCCGGTTCACCGTTAAAATCACCGGGGAACCGAAACCAGAAGTTACCTGGTGGTTTGAAGGAGAAATGCTACAGGACTGCGAGGACTATCAATACATAGAAAGGGGAGAAACGTACTGTTTATTCCTGCCAGAGACGTTTCCAGAAGATGAGGGAGAATACATGTGCAAAGCAGTGAACAGCAGAGGCACAGCTGCAAGCACCTGCATTCTTACCATTGAAA CTGAGGACTACTGA
- the nexn gene encoding nexilin isoform X3, translating into MTDVAQKTEILLSSSKPVAKCYVPRLGKGDVKNKFEAMQKAREERSQRRSQEEHQRRREQYIREKERNRRKQQMKELLASDEEEDTKPAKPEKSYVPKITGSVKGKFAEMEKQRQEAERKRTVEERQRRLTQDTLEKSKIQRELAKKAEEEGDDSLLVKVVPVKTSKTPGKIKVNFEDLEKTREEEERKRKEEEKTKRYEEHRRSFREAKRRSVVHSEEDEAQPKEVKEQVTPGKLKLTFEELEKQRQEQQKKQAEEEARRRLEEERRAFEEARLQMGSTEEEEQGAQSLKEDLRPGKLKLSFEELERQRVEEEKRRAEEEAKRRMEEEKKAFAEARKSMVLDDSDDPLASLLTKEGVKPGRLGLGFEELERQRRAEEQRRAEEEARRRLEEEKRIFAEARKSLSPGQDQENSGTGYGDDVLDDEEGLIKSESQEALAPGKLDINFEELLRQKEEAEKRRTEEERRQKLELEKQEFEQLRQEMGEEEINESSDVVSAEYEELLKLKRAGSIHAKNLKSKFENISQLTEEEIQKKIEEERARRKAIDIEIKERESERFQEEDAEEARREVSQVQEAPFKHKVDMRARFEQMAKAREEEERKRIEEQKLLRMQFEQQEIDAALQKKREEEDEEEGSIINGSTCEDEEEHARSGAPWFKKPLKNLSVVDAEPVRFTVKITGEPKPEVTWWFEGEMLQDCEDYQYIERGETYCLFLPETFPEDEGEYMCKAVNSRGTAASTCILTIETEDY; encoded by the exons ATGAAAGAACTCCTTGCTTCTGATGAAGAAGAAGACACAAAGCCAGCAAAACCAGAAAAATCCTACGTACCAAAAATCACAG GGAGTGTGAAGGGCAAGTTTGCAGAGATGGAGAAGCAGAGGCAGGAGGCAGAGAGGAAAAGGACGGTGGAGGAGAGGCAGCGCAGACTCACGCAGGACACCCTGGAGAAGTCCAAAATTCAGCGCGAGCTGGCCAAGAAGGCGGAGGAG GAAGGCGACGACTCCCTGCTGGTGAAGGTGGTACCGGTGAAGACGTCCAAGACCCCAGGGAAAATCAAAGTCAACTTCGAGGACTTGGAGAAGAcgcgggaggaggaggagaggaagaggaaagagGAGGAGAAGACGAAGAGATACGAGGAGCACCGGCGTTCTTTCCGCGAGGCGAAACGGCGCTCCGTGGTCCACTCG GAGGAGGACGAAGCGCAACCCAAGGAAGTGAAGGAGCAGGTCACCCCCGGCAAGCTGAAGCTGACCTTCGAGGAGCTggagaagcagagacaggagcaACAAAAGAAGCAGGCAGAGGAGGAGGCCAGGAGGCGTCTggaagaggagaggagggcCTTCGAGGAAGCCAGGTTGCAAATG GGCAGCACAGAGGAGGAAGAACAAGGTGCCCAGTCCCTGAAGGAGGATCTCCGCCCGGGGAAGTTAAAGCTAAGCTTCGAGGAGCTGGAGaggcagagagtggaggaggagaagaggagggCGGAGGAGGAGGCCAAGAGACGCATGGAAGAGGAGAAGAAGGCCTTCGCCGAAGCCAGAAAGAGCATG GTGCTGGACGACTCCGACGACCCGCTGGCCTCCCTGCTCACCAAGGAGGGGGTGAAGCCGGGCAGGCTGGGCCTGGGCTTCGAGGAGCTGGAGCGCCAGCGGCGGGCGGAGGAGCAGCGCCGCGCGGAGGAGGAGGCGAGGCGGCGGCTGGAGGAGGAGAAGCGGATATTCGCCGAGGCGCGCAAGAGCTTG agcCCAGGCCAGGATCAGGAAAATTCAGGAACTGGATATGGAGATgat GTACTCGATGATGAAGAGGGACTAATAAAAAGTGAGTCTCAGGAGGCTCTAGCACCTGGGAAACTGGACATTAACTTCGAGGAGCTGCTGAGGCAGAAGGAGGAAGCCGAAAAGAGGCGCACAGAGGAGGAACGCAGGCAAAAACTGGAACTGGAGAAGCAGGAATTTGAGCAGCTCAGACAGGAAATGGGAGAG GAGGAAATAAATGAGAGCAGTGATGTTGTCAGCGCGGAGTACGAAGAACTGTTAAAGCTGAAGAGAGCAGGCTCCATCCACGCCAAGAACTTGAAGTCGAAATTCGAAAATATAAGCCAACTGACCGAAgaggaaatacagaaaaaaatcgaGGAGGAGAGAGCAAGAAGAAAAGCCATCGATATTGAAATCAAAGAAAGGGAAAGTGAACGATTCCAGGAG GAAGATGCAGAGGAGGCCAGAAGGGAGGTCTCCCAAGTTCAGGAAGCCCCATTTAAACACAAGGTGGACATGAGAGCTCGGTTCGAGCAAATGGCAAAAgccagagaggaagaggagcggAAGAGAATTGAAGAGCAGAAACTACTTAGGATGCAGTTTGAGCAGCAAGAAATCGATGCGGCCTTGCAAAAG aagcgGGAAGAGGAGGATGAGGAGGAAGGGAGCATCATCAATGGATCAACGTGCGAAGACGAAGAGGAACACGCGAGATCTGGGGCTCCGTGGTTCAAAAAGCCTCTGAAGAACCTGTCGGTAGTGGATGCCGAACCAGTCCGGTTCACCGTTAAAATCACCGGGGAACCGAAACCAGAAGTTACCTGGTGGTTTGAAGGAGAAATGCTACAGGACTGCGAGGACTATCAATACATAGAAAGGGGAGAAACGTACTGTTTATTCCTGCCAGAGACGTTTCCAGAAGATGAGGGAGAATACATGTGCAAAGCAGTGAACAGCAGAGGCACAGCTGCAAGCACCTGCATTCTTACCATTGAAA CTGAGGACTACTGA
- the nexn gene encoding nexilin isoform X5, whose protein sequence is MTDVAQKTEILLSSSKPVAKCYVPRLGKGDVKNKFEAMQKAREERSQRRSQEEHQRRREQYIREKERNRRKQQMKELLASDEEEDTKPAKPEKSYVPKITGSVKGKFAEMEKQRQEAERKRTVEERQRRLTQDTLEKSKIQRELAKKAEEIDDLNNTGCGSETEEGDDSLLVKVVPVKTSKTPGKIKVNFEDLEKTREEEERKRKEEEKTKRYEEHRRSFREAKRRSVVHSEEDEAQPKEVKEQVTPGKLKLTFEELEKQRQEQQKKQAEEEARRRLEEERRAFEEARLQMGSTEEEEQGAQSLKEDLRPGKLKLSFEELERQRVEEEKRRAEEEAKRRMEEEKKAFAEARKSMVLDDSDDPLASLLTKEGVKPGRLGLGFEELERQRRAEEQRRAEEEARRRLEEEKRIFAEARKSLVLDDEEGLIKSESQEALAPGKLDINFEELLRQKEEAEKRRTEEERRQKLELEKQEFEQLRQEMGEEEINESSDVVSAEYEELLKLKRAGSIHAKNLKSKFENISQLTEEEIQKKIEEERARRKAIDIEIKERESERFQEEDAEEARREVSQVQEAPFKHKVDMRARFEQMAKAREEEERKRIEEQKLLRMQFEQQEIDAALQKKREEEDEEEGSIINGSTCEDEEEHARSGAPWFKKPLKNLSVVDAEPVRFTVKITGEPKPEVTWWFEGEMLQDCEDYQYIERGETYCLFLPETFPEDEGEYMCKAVNSRGTAASTCILTIETEDY, encoded by the exons ATGAAAGAACTCCTTGCTTCTGATGAAGAAGAAGACACAAAGCCAGCAAAACCAGAAAAATCCTACGTACCAAAAATCACAG GGAGTGTGAAGGGCAAGTTTGCAGAGATGGAGAAGCAGAGGCAGGAGGCAGAGAGGAAAAGGACGGTGGAGGAGAGGCAGCGCAGACTCACGCAGGACACCCTGGAGAAGTCCAAAATTCAGCGCGAGCTGGCCAAGAAGGCGGAGGAG ATTGATGACTTAAATAATACTGGATGTGGCTCAGAAACCGag GAAGGCGACGACTCCCTGCTGGTGAAGGTGGTACCGGTGAAGACGTCCAAGACCCCAGGGAAAATCAAAGTCAACTTCGAGGACTTGGAGAAGAcgcgggaggaggaggagaggaagaggaaagagGAGGAGAAGACGAAGAGATACGAGGAGCACCGGCGTTCTTTCCGCGAGGCGAAACGGCGCTCCGTGGTCCACTCG GAGGAGGACGAAGCGCAACCCAAGGAAGTGAAGGAGCAGGTCACCCCCGGCAAGCTGAAGCTGACCTTCGAGGAGCTggagaagcagagacaggagcaACAAAAGAAGCAGGCAGAGGAGGAGGCCAGGAGGCGTCTggaagaggagaggagggcCTTCGAGGAAGCCAGGTTGCAAATG GGCAGCACAGAGGAGGAAGAACAAGGTGCCCAGTCCCTGAAGGAGGATCTCCGCCCGGGGAAGTTAAAGCTAAGCTTCGAGGAGCTGGAGaggcagagagtggaggaggagaagaggagggCGGAGGAGGAGGCCAAGAGACGCATGGAAGAGGAGAAGAAGGCCTTCGCCGAAGCCAGAAAGAGCATG GTGCTGGACGACTCCGACGACCCGCTGGCCTCCCTGCTCACCAAGGAGGGGGTGAAGCCGGGCAGGCTGGGCCTGGGCTTCGAGGAGCTGGAGCGCCAGCGGCGGGCGGAGGAGCAGCGCCGCGCGGAGGAGGAGGCGAGGCGGCGGCTGGAGGAGGAGAAGCGGATATTCGCCGAGGCGCGCAAGAGCTTG GTACTCGATGATGAAGAGGGACTAATAAAAAGTGAGTCTCAGGAGGCTCTAGCACCTGGGAAACTGGACATTAACTTCGAGGAGCTGCTGAGGCAGAAGGAGGAAGCCGAAAAGAGGCGCACAGAGGAGGAACGCAGGCAAAAACTGGAACTGGAGAAGCAGGAATTTGAGCAGCTCAGACAGGAAATGGGAGAG GAGGAAATAAATGAGAGCAGTGATGTTGTCAGCGCGGAGTACGAAGAACTGTTAAAGCTGAAGAGAGCAGGCTCCATCCACGCCAAGAACTTGAAGTCGAAATTCGAAAATATAAGCCAACTGACCGAAgaggaaatacagaaaaaaatcgaGGAGGAGAGAGCAAGAAGAAAAGCCATCGATATTGAAATCAAAGAAAGGGAAAGTGAACGATTCCAGGAG GAAGATGCAGAGGAGGCCAGAAGGGAGGTCTCCCAAGTTCAGGAAGCCCCATTTAAACACAAGGTGGACATGAGAGCTCGGTTCGAGCAAATGGCAAAAgccagagaggaagaggagcggAAGAGAATTGAAGAGCAGAAACTACTTAGGATGCAGTTTGAGCAGCAAGAAATCGATGCGGCCTTGCAAAAG aagcgGGAAGAGGAGGATGAGGAGGAAGGGAGCATCATCAATGGATCAACGTGCGAAGACGAAGAGGAACACGCGAGATCTGGGGCTCCGTGGTTCAAAAAGCCTCTGAAGAACCTGTCGGTAGTGGATGCCGAACCAGTCCGGTTCACCGTTAAAATCACCGGGGAACCGAAACCAGAAGTTACCTGGTGGTTTGAAGGAGAAATGCTACAGGACTGCGAGGACTATCAATACATAGAAAGGGGAGAAACGTACTGTTTATTCCTGCCAGAGACGTTTCCAGAAGATGAGGGAGAATACATGTGCAAAGCAGTGAACAGCAGAGGCACAGCTGCAAGCACCTGCATTCTTACCATTGAAA CTGAGGACTACTGA